GGCGCTTCGACATTCCGATGACCTTCACTCCCGGAAGAAGGCGATGACGGACGGGCGTTCGTGGCAGGGAAACTGGAAGACTCGCCTGTATGAGCGCGTCCGTGAGCGCGGCTACGAATCGCTCACCGCTTTCGCGGAGGCGCGTCCCACAGCCTCGCTGGTGCAACTGGCCGAGGAACTAGGCAAGGACGACATTGCCGGGGTCCAAGTCTTCAGCAGTCTGGTTGCGGAGGCCGAGCGAAACCATCGACTCACCAGATTGGTCCGCAGCCAGTTTGTGCGAGAACTGTTCGAGGACTTCCCTGATGGTTGGCCGCCGATAGTGGACGACAACAACCGCTTCACTCTCGCCCATGCACTCGCACGTTGGTGCAGTTACACGCCGGAGACGCATGAGGCGCGGGTCAAGAGGGTTCGAAATGCGCTACTCGAAGCACCTCCACCTCCTGGCTGGTGCCCGCTTGGTCCAGACGACGCGTTGCTCCTCACGCTCTTGCCGGACGATGAAGCCTGACTGCTCCGTTGCTCGTGACGACGATGACCGACGGACGCTCGTGGCAGGGAAACTGGAAGGTTCGAATTTATGAACGGGTCCGCGAACGCGGCCACACTTCGCTCACGGACTTCGCCAAAGCGCGTCCCACCGTTTCCCTTCTTGGACTCGCACAGGAGCTTGGCGAGGACGATGTTGCCGCGATTCAGGTCTTCCACGGACTGCTTTCCGAGGCAGCGCAGCGTCAGCAAGTGACTCGCCTGCTGCGCGATGTCATCGCGCGCGAGGTGGCAGGAGATTTCCCCGAGGGCTGGCCAGTCATCACGGATGAGGCGACCCGATTCCAGTTGATCAGGCTGCTTGCCCGATTGGGCGCCTTCACGCCAGAAACCCATGAGGCGCTTGTGAGCCGCGCGGGAGACTCTCTTCTCGCGTCACCGCCTCCGCCCGGCTGGCGCCCGCTTGGCCCGGACGACGAACTCCTCCTCACGCTCCTGCCCGACAACGAAGCCTGATCCGCGTCACCCCGCGCGCCCACCCAGCGCCTTCATCCAGATCACGACCGCCACGGCCCCCGCGTCCGGAACCCCCTTCGCGCGCTCCCCCAGGTAGCTGGCCCGACCCAGTCGCGGTGACATGCTCGCGGTCGCCTCCGCGCCCTGTTCCGCCGCGCGCGTCGCCTCCACCCACGCCTCCCCCAGCGTCTTCCCCTCCCGGACCGCGCGCACCAGCGTCGCCGCAGCCGGGTGCAGCGCATCCACCATCGTCCGGTCCCCCGGCTTCGCCCCGCCCAGCTCCGACACCGCCTCCACTCCCACTTCGAACGCCTTCGCCCAGGCCGCCGCGTCCGCCGGCTTGTTCGCCAGGAAGCGCGCCGCCCGCAGCAACGCCGTCGCGTAGAACGGCCCGGAGCTGCCACCGATGCTCCGGCGCAAAGCCTGTCCCAGCTCCGTCAACGCACCCGACGGCGTGGCCCACGCCCCTTCTGGCAACGCGCGGATCGCCGCCGCGCCACGCGCCAGACTCAAGCCCAGGTCTCCATCCCCCGCCTTGCTGTCCAGCTCCGTCAGCCGAGCCTCGGCCGCGTCCCAGGCGTCCGCCACCGCCAGCGCCGCCGCGCGCACCTGCGCCATCACCGGCTGCGGCTTCGGATGCCCCTTCACCGTCGGCAGCGCGGCGCGCGTCGGCACCACCTGCCTGCGCGTCACCACCTGCCCCCGACCCGGCCACGCCGGCGCCTCCGTCGGCGCGTCCAGCCGCGCGAGCCGCGCGTCATCCACCTTCAGCAATGTCAGCGAACACCCCGGCATCTCCAACGCGGACAGGAATGTGCCCTGCCACGCGCGCTCCACCGTCACGCCCCGCTCCGCCAGGAACGCCAGCGCCCTGCGCGTCACGATGGCCAGCTCCATGGGCGGCGTGCCTCCCAACCCATTCACCATCAACGCCACCCGGTCCCCCCGGCCCACCTTCCGGTCCTCCACGATGGTGGACAGCAACGTGTCCGCCAGCACGTCCGCGGGCTGCAATGCCACACGGCGCACCCCTTGCTCGCCGTGGATGCCCAGCCCCAGCTCCACCTCTCCCTCCCCCAACGTGAAGCCCGGCCGGCCCGCCGCGGGCACCGTGCACGGCCCCAACGCCACGCCCATGCTGCCCAGCGCCGCCGCTGCTTCGGAGGCCTCACGCGCCACCTCCGCGAGCGACGCTCCCGCCGCGGCCGCGGCCCCCGCCACCTTGTGCACCAGCACCACGCCGGCAATGCCCCGGCGCCGCTCGGGCTCCACCGTGTCCCGCAGCGCCACATCGTCCGCCACCACCACCACTTCCGTGGGAATCCCCTCCGCCCTCGCCAGCTCCGCCGCGAGCCCGAAGTTGAGCCGGTCCCCCGTGTAGTTCTTCACGATGAGCAGCGCCCCCGCCGTCCCCGCCACCGCGCGGATCGCCGCCAGCACCGCGTCCGTGCTGGGTGACGTGAACACGTCGCCCGCCACCGCCGCGTGCAGCATCCCCGTCCCCACGTAGCCCGCGTGCGCCGGCTCGTGGCCGCTGCCTCCACCCGACAACACCGCCACCTTCCTCGCCCCCAGCGCCGCCGGCACGTCCGCGCGCACCACCACCGTCTCCCCCTCCAGCAACGCCTGGCCCGGCGCC
This DNA window, taken from Corallococcus coralloides DSM 2259, encodes the following:
- the dhaL gene encoding dihydroxyacetone kinase subunit DhaL, translating into MKKLVNAPRAVVQEMLEGFVALAPGQALLEGETVVVRADVPAALGARKVAVLSGGGSGHEPAHAGYVGTGMLHAAVAGDVFTSPSTDAVLAAIRAVAGTAGALLIVKNYTGDRLNFGLAAELARAEGIPTEVVVVADDVALRDTVEPERRRGIAGVVLVHKVAGAAAAAGASLAEVAREASEAAAALGSMGVALGPCTVPAAGRPGFTLGEGEVELGLGIHGEQGVRRVALQPADVLADTLLSTIVEDRKVGRGDRVALMVNGLGGTPPMELAIVTRRALAFLAERGVTVERAWQGTFLSALEMPGCSLTLLKVDDARLARLDAPTEAPAWPGRGQVVTRRQVVPTRAALPTVKGHPKPQPVMAQVRAAALAVADAWDAAEARLTELDSKAGDGDLGLSLARGAAAIRALPEGAWATPSGALTELGQALRRSIGGSSGPFYATALLRAARFLANKPADAAAWAKAFEVGVEAVSELGGAKPGDRTMVDALHPAAATLVRAVREGKTLGEAWVEATRAAEQGAEATASMSPRLGRASYLGERAKGVPDAGAVAVVIWMKALGGRAG